A region of Moorena producens PAL-8-15-08-1 DNA encodes the following proteins:
- a CDS encoding Bax inhibitor-1 family protein, whose protein sequence is MSSTSNFRQAIRESQGRALVGPNVIANALPFLGGGLVLTALGVYGGLGVIESNPGLFMTTIWLAVIAELILFFVARGVAENGNNTVALPLLASYSLLSGYTLSGLIFVALGTDGVGMQGIAIAAFGCGVAFMAGRQIGSNLSEEDGFALAKTVQMGMIALLVVLVAQLVLSFFGVYTPSFLEIAISGIGVVIFAGAAVVDFFVLPRAYRDDQYLPAALSMYLTYINLFVFILRLLIALNGRD, encoded by the coding sequence ATGAGTAGCACCAGTAACTTTCGTCAAGCAATTCGTGAATCTCAAGGTCGAGCCCTAGTTGGTCCGAATGTGATTGCTAATGCCCTGCCCTTCCTGGGTGGTGGACTAGTCTTAACTGCACTAGGTGTCTATGGTGGTCTGGGAGTGATTGAAAGCAACCCAGGGCTGTTTATGACCACCATCTGGCTTGCCGTAATTGCCGAACTTATTCTTTTCTTCGTTGCCCGTGGTGTGGCTGAGAACGGAAACAACACTGTAGCTTTGCCTCTTCTAGCTAGTTACAGTCTGTTGTCCGGCTACACCCTCAGTGGCTTAATATTCGTTGCCCTAGGAACAGATGGTGTGGGCATGCAAGGCATTGCCATTGCTGCCTTTGGCTGTGGTGTCGCCTTTATGGCTGGCCGTCAAATTGGCTCTAATCTCTCAGAGGAAGATGGCTTTGCTTTGGCCAAAACCGTCCAGATGGGTATGATTGCCTTGCTGGTGGTCTTGGTGGCTCAGCTAGTTTTATCCTTCTTTGGTGTCTACACACCCAGCTTTCTAGAAATTGCTATCTCTGGCATCGGTGTGGTTATTTTTGCGGGTGCGGCTGTAGTAGATTTCTTCGTCCTGCCTCGCGCCTATCGTGATGACCAATATCTACCTGCTGCCCTGTCAATGTACTTGACTTATATTAACTTGTTCGTGTTCATTTTGCGGCTGCTGATTGCTCTTAATGGTCGCGACTAA